The window ATTTTGACTTGACTAACAAAGAACGACATCGACGTATAACAGAGATAAAATCACGTCGTAACAAATTTGATTGGTAAACTAAAATCGAATAAATATTTgttgataataataatataaatctatcggTTTCAACTAGAAGAAATCAGTATGGGCCTATTGATAAAATGATATAAAGCAAAATTACATAAATACATAGATTCTTATTAATGGGCCTGAATGCTAAGGGCCCATCTAAAAAAGTAATTACAGTATTTATTGATCGCCTTACGCTTTTACCTCCGACAAGGAAACGCTGTGTCGTCTTCGCCGGCGACGTTCAAAAGAGGCGGCAATGGAAGTGAAAAGccctaaaaagaaaaaaaaaacgagggaaaatcagaaagaaaaaacaaatagagAAGATAAAGAACTGGAAGCACAAACATGTCTTCTCCCACTTAAACCCAATCTCCACACACTTCATTCCTCTTTCTCAACAACTCCACCTAGGGGGTTTctgtctccttcttcttcccTCGTAAGTTCCCtcgctttctctctctcttgtcgAATTAAATCATCAGTAGAGGAAGTGTTAAGGTGGGTTTAGTCTCTAGTTCCTAAATTGTGGACATCACTCTACTTAGTGAAGCTTAGCTTGTCTTAATTTTTCACAGTTCCATTGGTTTTGTGTCTATGTGAGAATGCACTCTGTCTGATATCTTCAATTGTTAATTAACTCTGATCTCTTCATGAAGCCTTCTCTTACAGTTGTTACTTGTTAGTGTTCTATTACTATGTATTAACTCTGCTCATTGCTGCAGTTGTTTTGTCGTACAATTTGAAGATAATGGAGCCAGTCTCTGAAGGTTCAACTTCTACCTTATCTGGCTTCATGGATaggagaaggagaagccctCTGATTCGTCGACCTCGTGATATAAAAGGGAGCTTGCATAGTTTCACTTTCATGCCACCCTCAAGTGACAACTCTCTGAAACTGAAGCTTAAGCTTGGCGGTGGCCTTACTCGTACTATCCAAACCAACTCAGAGGCGGGTGTTTATACCGTAATATAAACTCTTAGTCTGCTAGTTATTGTTGaacttgttttgtttctttcctAATGTTTTGAGACTGATGCAGGATAATGAGATATGTGTTCAGAAAACTATGTATCTAAGAGAGATACATCAGTCCATGACCGAAAAGACCAAACGAGGTCTTAAAAAACGTTTGCTGGATCAAGAACAAGACAGTGATGATGAGGAGATTAGATACCTCGTTAAGTTAAAGTCTAAAAGGATCACAAGGGATTATCAGACAAACATGGAAGACGGAGAACATCTCTCATCAGACAAACATGCTGTAACTGAAAGGCATAAGCTGAAGATGGGAACGGTTGATTCGCTTGTGGAAGGATCAACAAGTGGACACGTTCCTACTACACGCACCCGGGCTCCCACCGGGTCAAGTCCTCTTGAGTTTCCTGATGGCTTACCTTGCCCCTCTTCTAAAAGTGAGTAGCTCATTGTCCCCCTTTTTAGCATATGACAAGCTGTGAATGCTGATTGCTGTGAATGCTGATTCTGTAAAACTTGAACAATTTCAGGACAAAAGCAAAAGCTGTCTGAGGTAGAGCAACAATCCAAGAAGGCTGAAGCTGCACAGAGACGAAGAATGCTGTCTGAAAAGGCTGCTCAAGAAGCTGAGGTTAAGTtcaatactccctccgtttctttttatttgatgtttttggAGTTGTGCAcacaaatcaaaaaaatatatttaattttatagattttctaaacaaaaacatcatcaaCTACCTAATTAACCATAATTCAACcaattagaaaaataatatgtaGAATATAAGTCATATAGCacaaaaatcaataaatttttacattgaaagttgaaaatatttatgtaatttgaaacaaaaaaaaaaagctttaaaaCATCATCTACTAAAAAATAGAGGGAGCACATTTTTCTGAGTAATGCCAAGACAGTCCTGTAACGGTATAAGATCATCTTTGTCTTCTTCACCAGGCTGAAGCTATCAGGAAGATACTTGGGCAAGACTCagggagaaagaagaaagaggagAAGATTAAGAAACAACAAGAAGAACGAGCTCAGGTACTTGCATAGCTGATGATGACATTCTTATCTTTTGTCTCTATCTGTCTCTATTTGTGTTAACTTCATCTTCACAGGAGAGAGCTACAAGAGCAAGCACACTCGCATCAAACACTGTCAGATTAGTTATTGGTCCGAGTGGAACAACTTTGACATTTTCTGAAGACATTGGTCTTCCAGATATCTTCAAGCCAATCACCTGCAGGTAATGCAAGAATCTGAGTATAGTATATAGAATTATAGAAACCATATATGTGGAATGTGTGAGGTGTTAAgctgtgtttgtttgtgttgatcTTTCTTCAGTTATCCTCCTCCACGTGAGAAATGCGTGGGGCCAAACTGTGAGAACTCGTACAAGTACAGGGACTCGAAGTCGAAGCTACCACTATGCAGTCTCAGTTGTTACAAGGCTATGCAACAACCTTTGATTCATTGCTAATTGCTTAACAGAGTTTTGTTCAAAATGTATTATTACACACGTAATTGTTTCTTTTAACATGCACAAACCTTCGCCTATTTCACTGAAACATTCATCACCAGCAAACCAATTCAATTGACGACAAATTTTGCTTAACAATGAAAGCTCGCACGGTTTAGCTTCTTGGGCCTCATTTTGTAGGCTTAATATTACATTACAGTTTCAAATATGGGCTCATTGAATAAAACATTAAGTATCAAAGAGAATTACATTTCGATTGTTAGATCCTTGGGCCTCAAATAACATCATCATTTCAAATTTTGGGCAGTAAGataaattaaattagaaaaaatagtcGTTGAGTGCAATTATGGAGTTTTACTACTAAACTAAAcacttttgtttttaatgttacatattaatatataaataatatgttgAGTCGTAATAAGgtaaactaaattttaaaaacaatatgaTATTTACCACTAAACTACAACCACTTTTGTTTTTAGTGTTACATAATTAagatataaataatatgttGAGTTGTAGTAAtgtaaactaaattttaaaacgatatGAAATTTACCACTAAACTACAACCActtttgatttaaatattacataattaACATATAAACAACATGTTAAAAcatagtaaaataaattaaaactaaaaagataatGTCGTTGTTGAGAATTGAACTCAAAATACCATGACCATAATGTGGGGATCTTACCACTATATTacaatctttttaaaattttaaaattatatatttatttttttgataaaattatatatttaatagataaataaCCGTAATAAggtaaattaaatttaaaaatatagtatgaCTGACAAGAATTGAACTCAAAACTAATTCCATGGCCACAAATGGAATTTTACCACTAAACGACAACCAATTTTGTTTTTAGTGttacataattaatatataaacaatatGTCAAGCTGTAGTAATGTagattaaaactaaaaagatagTATTGCTATTGAGAATTGAACATTAACCTTAACTCGTGGACATGAACCCATCTTGGATATTAGCCACACTATTTTTTCTTTCCAATTCCACTCCAATGCTATGTTACACATTAACCAACCAGCTTGTGGTGGTCTCTGATGAGCCTACTAGATTAAGCTTTTTGATTTTAGTGGATTAGATTAAGCTTTTCGATTTTAGTGGACATTGAAGAAAAGttaaatgtgagatttttatGGTTGACTACTTTGACATAACGAGGACGGTAGTGTTGGATTATTTATTTCATCTAAGAACTTGTAACCATAACGAACTCTAGTGATATACATATCAAATCCAAACTCACAATACAAAAGATATCAAAATCATATTCTTCATTTCTAACatctaaaacattatttttataaCACTCCTTGGATGCTCATCAAAAATATAGGGAAGAGAGTGGGAATATCCACTACGAGGATCGGTTAAAGAAAACAAGCTTTTTTTATCAATCATCTGTAAACATACGATTAATAGTAGATATGTTCAACTAAAATTCAATAAAGCAAACATGAAAAGAAAATGATCATccctaaatatattaaaagcaGACATGTTTTAATAGCTAATTTGGAATATTCCATATCAAGCATTGCTGCCTCATAGTCAATTGGACCCTGGTATTGTGAGACTCACGGTGTCCTCCAAAGCAGTGTGTTGAAATACCTCACGTAAGATTCTAAAAGATAAAAGGATGTGTGGTCACATCCTTTCTACAAAGCATTCACTAACAAACAATCTTTGACCAATTCATCTAGAGTAGGACTTCGAAGCATCCACACAGCACCCACATCATGCTTCTTTAAAATGTAATGTATTGAGAATTGAACATTAACCTTAACTTGGGGACATGAATCCATCTTGGACATGAGTCACACTATTGTTTTCCCTGATTCATGTCACAGTACACATTAACCAAGGAGCTTGTGGTGGTCTCTGATGAGCCTACTAGATTAAGCTATTTGATTTTAgtggattagatttagttttTCGATTTTAGTGGACATTGAAAAAGGTTAAATGTGAGATTTGTGTGGTTGACATTGACATAACCAGGACCGTAGTGTTGGATTctttgtttcatttaataacTTGTAATCATAACAAACTCTAGTGATTTTACATATCAAATCCAAACTCACAAtacaaaaaatatcaaaatcataTTATTCATTTGTAACatctaaaacatgattttgaTAACACTCTTTGGATGCTCATCAAAAATATAGCAAACAGAGTTGGAATATCCACTAAAAGGAtcggttaaaaaaattattagaagtTTGTAACTAAGAAAAAGTTAGTTACTGATAACACTAATGATGTCTTACAATATGTAATTGATCAAATCAGAGACTGTGTTAAGTTTTTCCAAAGATGAATATATCAATATTATTGAAACTGAAATACTTTttcgatatcttttaattttgcACTAATATTACAACTTGTGCTATTATGCATtacttttcatttataaattagCATAACAAACATATTTACTTACCCTAGTCATACGCTATATTTAAATGCACTCGTATCCTTGTTTAGTTACACTAATAACATACATCATCAAATGAACAAAAAGTCAATTTTAATTAGGAATaaaaattgatcaaaaaaaaaaaactaggaataaaaaaaatcaataatttaatcaaaattaaaatatttataaccaTAAGATATTCTAcattaactatttatttaaattagatatgTTGTCTACATCAAAAGATTCTATTGTTATATTAAAAGGTCTATTATTTTTGTAGTTTATTACATTTATAATGTcgtattttattctttttgaaTTAGATTAAACCAAATGAGTAAACCACATATTTTTTACTGGAAATAGGTATTTTATAGAACTTATAgacatttaaatttaaaagataggattcaaaccaaaaatacattgttgtttttaaatcgaaacaaataaactaaaaagTTATCCCGGCTGCAAACACTATGGGCGGCGACCCTATTACATCTCAAACAGCCGCTCACTATACACTTGTTCCTCTCCTTTTGTTGCCACAAAGCTTTCTTTAACTTTCTCACGTCTCCTTCTCAGTCTTAAAACTCTGAAGCGTTTTCTATTTGCACCTATGAGAAGTGCCTTCCGTCTACGGCCACAACTTATATAGAAGTCCAGAGGTGTTGAAATCTCAGGATCCATTTACAGCCATCTCAGGTGATGATTTGGGAGTTACTACCATGGATTCTTCCCCATTCAGCTTTCCATTGTCTGATGATGCTCCGCGTTCAGAACTAGAAACTCCATCATCCTTATGATTTTCGTCATCTGAATTGCTACTGTTATTCTCTTCACTACTCGGGTCCTCTGGTTCCTTAGCTACAACCGACCGTGCTGAAGATACAGTGGTGCTTTGACTTTTCCTACCGGCTAGCACTGCATGGCTCAGCGTCGAACAAAGAACGGCAAATACATTGTCTCTTTTCGAATTTTTACCCAGCCGTGGTTTCTTGGATGCCTCTTGTTCCCTTTCTACTAAAGGGGATTTGCGTTTCAGCCTAAGGAGCTCGCCTTCATCCTCTTCAGAGGCTTCTGGTTGCTTCCGAGGAGGCGGCTTATagtcttcatcatcttcatcgtcCTCATAGTCAACCAAGCCTCCAGACCTCGGGCTATATTGTTGATAGAAGCGCAAACCAAAACCCATCAgacaaaaatgttttaaatcatTTTCATCAATTTTAAATGCGGAGCTAAACTACTATACCTGGAAGAAGAGCTTGGAGCCACTCCATTTGAAAGATGAGGAGGCTTCGGTTGTTCTTTCTGTGTATTAGAGGCAGGTTTTTCCTTCTGTGTATTAGAAGCAGATGCAGAATCTTCTTCATCGCTGTCAGTACTTAAATGTGAGAAACGTTCAGGcagaataaaaaagaaattgtTTTAACGGTCAGAGATAAACCTGTCTTCGTTGAAATAATCTTCCTCCTCTTTATCCAATGCACGCTCCTCAACTTTTCTTCTCGGATTAACCTCATCAGCACTGCTTTTCGGTACGGCACTTTCTAAGCACTGAAGACAACATTGTTTGAACAAAGATACAGACAACTTTttctaaagtaaaaaaaaaatcaggatCCTGAAGCAAACCTGCTCATACTTGATCTTAAAAGCCTGGATAGAGATTAAGCACTGAAACGGAGCCAACCGGTCCCAGAACGTATCAACTATGTATTTGAGCAACAGAGTTGCATTTCCCTACACATAAAGAAAATGATCACTAAATACGATACCATCTATTACTAAATACACAAAAGGGGGAAAAGGATGAAAAAAGAACCTTGCGTATGTGCTCAAGCAGATCCAAGACTGCAGAGTTCAACAGATTGTACCGGTTCCCATTGGCAATGAAGACATCCATAACTGGTTTCAGTGTGTTGTTCTTAACAACGTAGTTCTGGACAAAATCATCCTGCAATAGAAATATATTCAGAAAGTAAGTCATCTGATGAACTTTTATGTAGTCAATGATGGAAAATCAAAGGTGGCATATaagtttatttaaatatttcgcAAAAAGCATGATAGGCTAATGGCTACACTAATATGATTCAATTCTTCAGTTACTGGGAGTATTCAAACAAATCTACTCACATGCACGGATAGGAGAGTACGGACAAATCTTATAGCAGCAACCACAAGGTATTTTTCCTTTCTCCGTGTGAGATGCAAGATCTTTTCAGTCACATTGTTTTGGAGAAAACTGCATCTGTAGAGAAGATGAAATTACACAACAAATATTATCTAATGGGTTCCAGCATGAGAACTAGAcagataattaaaaaataagcaTCAACATGATTACTTTGTTCTGGATGAATCTTGCATGATGCAAAAGCACAACAGTTCACATATGTTCAGCAAGACTTCAGGCTTTGTGCGAATCCTTCTCGCTGGACCTTCAGATGTATTGCCTGACGTCTCAGGACATGAGGCAGTAATAACATCCACTATCTCAGGTAGATGTTTCTCGTAGAAAATATCCAAGATAGTTGATCTCTGCTAAAATGAGATGGGTCAGTAAATAATACAAATCAGGGTGTCTATCTACCAGATTAGAAGAGAAGCATGGGTAGCAACACAAAGACTCAGGGCTTTGAAAATTGTAGCAGATAGCTTGAAAAACACTGAATACAACGTAAacagtgaaaaaaaaatccaagaaAGAACTTTATAGTCAACTGATTCAAGGACACGCAAGATATTGACGGACTCGGAACTTTTCTTAGCAAGCTTGACTATAAATGAATTCCAAAGCACTACAAAAACAGGGGGAGAATACCACCCTCTCTACTTATCAGAAATTGAAAGGAAAGAAGGATGCACCTGAGCTCCACCAGACAATGCATTTGTATCCAGTAATGTTCGGATAATTTCTAGAAATTGGCAATGCATCTTATCACCAAAGTCTTCCATCATTCCCTTCACCTGTTACATAAACAAGAGAGACAACTTTAACTCAAATCTATAAcatacaaaaaaagaaagcaaaaaaaaaattatttcagcTGCCTAACCAACCCAAAGGCTTACAGAAAATTACCAGGAGACCGAGAAGGGGGGTTCCTTCGGTGCGAACAACATAAGAACGTAAAAGACTGGGGTCTTGATTCAAGAAAAGAATCAGGATATCTGTTCTGCATCCACAACAATATTACTTTGAGTATGCAGCTTGGAAATGACCACTAAAATTTCTTACAGccacaagaaaaaagaaacagagtaaCCAGAATGAGCTATCGGCTTTAATAAATAGTATACCCAGTTAATACGAGTTTTTTGTCTGGAATCTGCAAGACTTCCTCTATGACATAAAAAATTCCTTCATTGACAAGGTCCCTGAAATCATTGACAAGACAAGTACGATAACTGAGAAACAGATCCctaaagaagatttttaaagAAGCACTTAACAAAGAGAAGGAATTTAGTTTCTGGTGAGTACATACCTAAAAAGCCGCAGCTGCTGCACCACTTGGAGGCTCTTGCTTAAACTACAAAATTCGTGCAAGAAATATACCTATTTTAAAGAGAATGAGGCATATCAGTCCAACTAACTCTACTGAAAAGCAATATTTTTTAACGGTGATGTATTGAGgcataaaagaaaataacaaatgCCTCTTGAAGTCAGGAAATACCAAATTTTTCTTGGATTCCATAGATGTAGAAGGTGACCTAAACCTTGCAAATAATTCCTGAATAAAAGTGCTATCATCCTTCAGCAATGAAACAACCTGGAGAAGATGCACTTCAGTTAAACAAAAATCTGGAATGCATTACCTCAATGCCATATATTTGAAAGCATTTCCATGGATAACTTACAATGGCATTGTTGGCATGTATAACTGAATTCAAGTTTGCAACAATAGCATCATCTAATACTCTGCCCAAGACAACATCCTGTAAAAAGTGACAATAGGTGAGAAACCTAATACCGTAACGAAGAGGCATAAAAGTTGGACGAAAAGTGATGGGATCCaaccttcaagtagccaattcTGTACGTTTGGTGTATCTTTGACAGGACTAACGGATCTTTAATTGGTATAGCCTGCACAAATAAAGAGCAAAAATAAAGAGCTATGCTAAACAGCTAAAGAGTAAAGACTCCAagaataaaatttctaaacattcTAGATTAATCGCTCTAAATGTCAATGAAAGCAAATCCCAAAGTATCCATACTGAGCAAATTCTTTTTTTACAAAGACAGAAACTATACCTAACATTTCTAGGATGCATATTCTGTTCTTGTAAAAGGAAAGCGTTTCTAATATTCCTCCAAGTCCAGTCTACGTTAGTGGTCCTGAACTACATGAAATCAGTAACACGAGGGAACATTGTATTACCTCCTTAAAAACGACATGCTCCTTCAGAAAATTCCGGTGATGCTGAGAGTGAGGAACACCGGGATCATCTATCAGAAGATCAACATGCAGCATCAAATATTGCTAAATACGAGGCATCGGGTAAAAAAAGAGAAAGCAACACATTGGCTATAATATTTGTTGTCGCATACACAAACCCTTAAGAAAAAGTCTATCTGATCCAGCAAGAAACTATCCACCAAATAATCAAGAAACATAAGCTATCGTTGTCCATGTATGACTAAGGATATGAAACCACAAGAACGTTTCTCGAAAGTGTAAATATCTACAAGGCCTATCCAACATATATCCACCAGCTACAAAACTAAGGGATCATAAGATTCAACTACTGACATCAAAGTGAAACTTACACTCAAGGCATCCAATAATTTCCATGATCAGCTCATCTCCAAATATTTTCTCCAAGATCTGAGAACTGTTGAGCAAAACTGCATATAAAAGCACAAGAAATGCTGCATtaagagaaaaataataaaatgtgcATGGAAAACGTGACAATGATATGTATTTGAATACTAACTGATTCCCTTGACAATATTGAATATCATGTGAAGGCCTTCAACATTTTCCAATTCCTCGCATATTTTAAAGACACCCATCAGATTCCGGAAGAAATCATTCTGCACCACGGGAAAAGGTAGCTTTAGGAGATAAACTATTACAATTAGTAAAAATTGAAGAGTTGACATTGAAATCACAAACTTTGAGTAACCAAAAGAcgaaaacaaaacaatataagGCTCGACTATATCAACGGACATGTTATTGCTAGCGCTTGTAACTTGTaagtaaacataaataatataataccaCTGACAGAATAAATGAAAAACTTAAGCGTGCAATAAGATTTTCCCGAGGGAGTGCAAGCTTAATATCACACTAAACTGAACTGGCAAGGACAAGAATACTTAATAACTTACATCCTTCAATACAAGTTCAGTTAGACGCATCTGATCTGTCATGCCACTCTCCGTAACAATCTGCAAGATggaaagataaaacaaaatatttggaaaattaAACCCAGGAATCACCACACACGAGACATCAATAAAACATAGGGCCAGTAGAATGTATAACCTTCAGTATTAGGGGAAGTGTAGTAAGCTCTACAGCAGGAAGCTCCCTCAACTCGCTATTCAAGCTGTGAAAAGTTTCACCTGCTCAATCACAGATGATTACATAATCAGaagtaaaatatataccacttgcAAGATTCAGACTGTGTCCTTGGAAAACGATCAAACAATCCAATCACCATGAAAGTGCTTTAGACACTGTCTGCTATCAGTTAATCTGAAATGCAAATGCCAAAGAAGCTAAGAGATGATTCATGATATCTGATAACTCGGTTACAAAGTAAAACCCTCAAGTTACTTTACAGCAAAAATGAAATGAGAACTTTAAATCAAATCAGGATAGAGTCGAATAGATTAAGCATATACTACATATAAGAAGAATATCAAGATTAGTAAGAAGAGAAGTTTCAATCAGCATGCAAATGTTGAAACAAATCTTCACAAAATATTCTGATGTTACAGGAGGTTCAACAAACCTAGCTAAGAACCATGCATTACTACTACAAAAGCTTGAAACACTATTTAAATTCACTTCAGTGACACAGAACCTAATGTATAGAATAGGCATATGCTAAACAAAAAGCAAGTCCGATTAACAAAGATCAACTAATACAAATCCTCCAGAAGAAAATTCTTACTGTTCAGAGAGCTGAAATGCAAATTTCGTTGCGTAGCGCAGATTTGGTCCCTGAATATTACAAACACCATAATTGCAGTCAAGAGTACTAACACATATAAGAATGAAGGATGTCGAGAAGGGGATAATAGGAGAAACTTTCTTCACTAACCATACATAAGAGCACCCAGCAGTCTCTTGAAAGCTCAAAGCCATTTCTGTTGAACGCTCTGGGTCTCTCCATGAGATTATCGTGTCTGTACATTGAAAAAAATACCACTTATCCACACATACACACCAAATATAATCATATCTAATAAAACCGCTACAAACAAAGCCTACCTTCTTGCTTCCTGTAAATATCCTCAGGGTTGATGGGATGCACAAGTAACATCTCGTTATCTTCTTCATCGATTACACAAAGACTGAGCTCTTCGGAACGCTGCATCACATACCATTTCCATTAAGCAAACAAGTACTGAAAGTTTACTTACAGAATAAGtcaaatagaataaaaaaaaaacagacctCCACATAGTCGATGCTTACATGCCCAGTTCCTCGATCATCCCATTTACCATCTTCATTCAAATGATAAACCTTCACTCTCTAAAACAAATTGATTCAAAAAACAATCATCAAACACACAACTTTATACCGTTTTTATATTATCAATCAATTGAATTGCACAGTGATTTGATTGGTAGCTATGAATCAGGGAGCATAGTAACATAGCTAATCGAAGAAACCCTAGCTCGAATCAAGTAACCAAAGCGAGAGCGACACACACACACCCACCTGCATAGAACTGGAATTGGAATTAGATTGCGACTTTTCAGGGGCGCCCATCACTGACTTCTCCACCTCCAACACCAAATCGAGCCGAGAAAGTGAAGATGCTGACACCGAAGCAAAATTAGGGTTCTAGACGCCGGCGATAAAGGCGGGAGATTCAGCTCTGGAAGGGGGCGAAATCGAATAGGAAACCCTAATTACCAATACGgagaatcaaaataaaattgacaatctctctctctctctctagcttttttttttttctgcgaAAGCTTTCCTTGAGCTTCGAAATGCGAaaggagagagaagaagaaaggagagaaaaggaaaataaaattaaagcagTGGAAAATATTATAGTTCTTCTTAATACGTTATGGTCAATATTCCATTAATACCCTCTGGAACTATCGATATCTACAAAAGGCCATTAAGTGCGAGGCATACATCGCCACGCGCTCTCTTCCCGCGAGTCTTGCTCGCTCTAATTAAAAATGACAGCCTGTGACGTGGAAGAAATAACAAGCGGAAAAGTTTTGTCTGTACTAAAACGCGTTAAGCCCAATCAAAGAGCGCCAGGTGGGATATTGGTACCTCATGTTTGTTAGAT of the Brassica rapa cultivar Chiifu-401-42 chromosome A03, CAAS_Brap_v3.01, whole genome shotgun sequence genome contains:
- the LOC103859174 gene encoding INO80 complex subunit B isoform X1 codes for the protein MEPVSEGSTSTLSGFMDRRRRSPLIRRPRDIKGSLHSFTFMPPSSDNSLKLKLKLGGGLTRTIQTNSEAGVYTDNEICVQKTMYLREIHQSMTEKTKRGLKKRLLDQEQDSDDEEIRYLVKLKSKRITRDYQTNMEDGEHLSSDKHAVTERHKLKMGTVDSLVEGSTSGHVPTTRTRAPTGSSPLEFPDGLPCPSSKRQKQKLSEVEQQSKKAEAAQRRRMLSEKAAQEAEAEAIRKILGQDSGRKKKEEKIKKQQEERAQERATRASTLASNTVRLVIGPSGTTLTFSEDIGLPDIFKPITCSYPPPREKCVGPNCENSYKYRDSKSKLPLCSLSCYKAMQQPLIHC
- the LOC103859174 gene encoding INO80 complex subunit B isoform X2; this translates as MEPVSEGSTSTLSGFMDRRRRSPLIRRPRDIKGSLHSFTFMPPSSDNSLKLKLKLGGGLTRTIQTNSEDNEICVQKTMYLREIHQSMTEKTKRGLKKRLLDQEQDSDDEEIRYLVKLKSKRITRDYQTNMEDGEHLSSDKHAVTERHKLKMGTVDSLVEGSTSGHVPTTRTRAPTGSSPLEFPDGLPCPSSKRQKQKLSEVEQQSKKAEAAQRRRMLSEKAAQEAEAEAIRKILGQDSGRKKKEEKIKKQQEERAQERATRASTLASNTVRLVIGPSGTTLTFSEDIGLPDIFKPITCSYPPPREKCVGPNCENSYKYRDSKSKLPLCSLSCYKAMQQPLIHC
- the LOC103859175 gene encoding serine/threonine-protein phosphatase 4 regulatory subunit 3 isoform X1, coding for MGAPEKSQSNSNSSSMQRVKVYHLNEDGKWDDRGTGHVSIDYVERSEELSLCVIDEEDNEMLLVHPINPEDIYRKQEDTIISWRDPERSTEMALSFQETAGCSYVWDQICATQRNLHFSSLNSETFHSLNSELRELPAVELTTLPLILKIVTESGMTDQMRLTELVLKDNDFFRNLMGVFKICEELENVEGLHMIFNIVKGIILLNSSQILEKIFGDELIMEIIGCLEYDPGVPHSQHHRNFLKEHVVFKEAIPIKDPLVLSKIHQTYRIGYLKDVVLGRVLDDAIVANLNSVIHANNAIVVSLLKDDSTFIQELFARFRSPSTSMESKKNLVYFLHEFCSLSKSLQVVQQLRLFRDLVNEGIFYVIEEVLQIPDKKLVLTGTDILILFLNQDPSLLRSYVVRTEGTPLLGLLVKGMMEDFGDKMHCQFLEIIRTLLDTNALSGGAQRSTILDIFYEKHLPEIVDVITASCPETSGNTSEGPARRIRTKPEVLLNICELLCFCIMQDSSRTKCSFLQNNVTEKILHLTRRKEKYLVVAAIRFVRTLLSVHDDFVQNYVVKNNTLKPVMDVFIANGNRYNLLNSAVLDLLEHIRKGNATLLLKYIVDTFWDRLAPFQCLISIQAFKIKYEQCLESAVPKSSADEVNPRRKVEERALDKEEEDYFNEDSDEEDSASASNTQKEKPASNTQKEQPKPPHLSNGVAPSSSSSPRSGGLVDYEDDEDDEDYKPPPRKQPEASEEDEGELLRLKRKSPLVEREQEASKKPRLGKNSKRDNVFAVLCSTLSHAVLAGRKSQSTTVSSARSVVAKEPEDPSSEENNSSNSDDENHKDDGVSSSERGASSDNGKLNGEESMVVTPKSSPEMAVNGS
- the LOC103859175 gene encoding serine/threonine-protein phosphatase 4 regulatory subunit 3 isoform X2, which produces MGAPEKSQSNSNSSSMQRVKVYHLNEDGKWDDRGTGHVSIDYVERSEELSLCVIDEEDNEMLLVHPINPEDIYRKQEDTIISWRDPERSTEMALSFQETAGCSYVWDQICATQRNLHFSSLNSETFHSLNSELRELPAVELTTLPLILKIVTESGMTDQMRLTELVLKDNDFFRNLMGVFKICEELENVEGLHMIFNIVKGIILLNSSQILEKIFGDELIMEIIGCLEYDPGVPHSQHHRNFLKEHVVFKEAIPIKDPLVLSKIHQTYRIGYLKDVVLGRVLDDAIVANLNSVIHANNAIVVSLLKDDSTFIQELFARFRSPSTSMESKKNLVYFLHEFCSLSKSLQVVQQLRLFRDLVNEGIFYVIEEVLQIPDKKLVLTGYPDSFLESRPQSFTFLCCSHRRNPPSRSPGEGNDGRLW